GCGCCGTCAATCAGCTCCCAGCGAACAGTGCCTACGCGGAGGCTGACCTATCCTCAGAGGAGCAGTGGGTCGAACAACTCACCGATCTAAGACAGCTGAAGTTTAGCGATATGGTAGCCAAGCTAGGGCAGCGCACCACTTACGAATGGGCCATTCGCCAGGCCCAGCGGGTAGAGACGGGGCGACCCCGGCGCATTCAAGGGCAGACGCTGATTGCCCAATGGCAGTTTAATTTGCAGCGCATTGAAGACCGCCCGATCTTGGTCGAGGCCCGCAGCCTGGCCCGACCCGGCACCGTTGCGGCGCTGCAAGCCGCCATTGCTAAGGCTGGCGAGATTGAGCTAGGGCGCGCCCTGCGGGTGGAAAGCCAATCTCTAGTCGCCGAGTGGCAGAAAGAAATTCAGGTGATTGAAGACCGGCCCGTTCTCGATGCGGCGGTGGCCCTGGCCAATCAGGACAAGCTGCCCGAGGCGATCGCCGAGGCGAATAAAATTAAGCCCGATCGCGCCCTCTACAGCCGTGCCCAGGGGCTGATCCAGGAGTGGACATCCACCATTCAAATCGCCGAGGACAAACCGATTTTGGATGAGGCCAAGGACTTGGCCTACGGCGGCAGCCTGTCGGCAGCGATCAATCTGGCTGGCCAGATTGGGCCGGGGCGAGCGCTCTACGATGAGGCCAGGGCGGCGATCGCCCTCTGGACGGCCGAGCGAGCTTACATCTGGTCAATCTGGGAAGCTGAGGGTCGCCCTGTGCCCGGCGGCGGTGATGACTCAGACGACAGTTCTTCCACCGAGCCCCAATGACGACGGCCCCCCTGCGACTCATGCTGGTAGACGAAGACCCGGTGTTTCGCCTGGGTCTTCGCATCTGGCTGGAGCAAACCGCTGGCTACGCTGTAGTGGCTGAAGCCACCCAGGCCGACGATGCCCTGGCGATCTTGGCCAGTCGAGCTAGCCTGGAGACGCGATCGGACGCCCCTCCCGACTGGACTCCAGAGCCTGCCCCTGACTGGGCCGATGCCTGGGCCACCCAAGACCCCAGCCGTCGTCCCGACATCGACTTGGTAATTCTCGATCTGGGCCTGGGGGCGGGTCGCCCCGATGAGCTGCCGGGGCTGCGCCTCTGCGCCGATATCAAAGCGCGCTATCCAACTCTGCCGGTGCTGGTGCTCAGCGCCCAGACCGAACCGGTGCTAGCTGCGGCAGCCCGGCAGCTGGGGGCCGATGGGTTTGGGGCTCGCAGTATGGCCGTGACCGATCTCGGTCGGCTGATTGAGCAGCTGGTCGCGTCTAGGCCGCCGCTCACCAAGGGCCTGAGCCCAATTGCGAGCCGTCAGCGTCCCTTGATCACCATGCGGGAGGGCGCTGCTGGAAGAAGTTTACCGGTACCCAATGCCCTAGCCGCCCTACGCATCAGCATGCGGCGATCGTCGGTGCAGCAAATTGAGGCCGTGATGGCCCAGATCGAAGCAGAGCAGCGACGCGGGCGCGGCTCGCTGCTGTCGGAGGCGGTGCTGGCGGGGCGCTACCGTGAACTGCGGGCAGCCCGCTGGCTGGTGCGGCGGCTGCTGGCCACCCCTGACTTCTCTGACCAGGGGCAGCCTGTTGAGCGTCCCGTTGTGCGACCCCGAACGGAACCAGGGGAGCTGTCTTCTCCCTGGGAGAACGGGGTGCCGCCAGGGTCACCGGAAGCCAGAGTTAGGCCAACGCAACGACCGCGGGATGCCCTAGCGAATCGCGAAGCGTTCGGGTACCGACTCGAAACAAGTAGCCGTACCGGAATCGCCACCCAAGATCGCCTGGCCCTCAACCAGGGCGACCTGGCTACTCTGGTGTTTGAGCGGGTGTTTCGCAAATTGCAGGGGCTGCTAGACAACACCAGCGATGTGCCGCTAGAGTCTGACATTCTGCGCGACGACAAAAAGCGGGAGCTGCTCTACCTAGTGCTGCGCAAGGTTGAAGACGCCCTTGCCTACCTCCGTGAGGCCCAAGTGCTGCCGGGGCAGCTGCCTGAAAAAAGCTCCCTGGTGCTGCAAGACCTGTGGCAGGCTGCCGTAACCGATTTCTTTGGCCGCTACTACACTCTTCAGGTCAATACCCTAGAGCAGCCCGTGGTGCCGACCCTGCTGACCGAGGCCCCCGTAGTGCAGGCAGCGATTTTAGACCGGCTGCCCCTGGTACCGATGCTGCTGGGGCATCTGCTATTTAACGAGTCGATGGTGGTGGACGGCGGCCTTTACCAGGCCGCGACTCCCGAGGCGATGGCCCGCAGCCAAGAGTTGCTAGAGCACCTGGTGATTCAGCTAGCCAACGCCGTGGTGCAGCCCATGCTCAACCATTTTGCCGACGTGGAGCTGATGAAGAAAAACCTCTACCACCGCCGCATGATGACCAGCCGCGACATTGAGCGCTTTCGCAACGACCTTTCCTGGCGCTACCGTTGGGATGGGCTGATCAATGAACCCCGAGCGATTTTTGAGAGCCAGCACCGGCTGTTTGGCTTTACCGAGCGGGGCATCCAGCACCAGACAATCTATGTGCCCCGGCGGGAGGAATTGGAGCAGCTTTCGGGCCTGCAGCGGGCGGTAACCTTGGCGGTGGAGGCGCGCGATGCGATCGCCCCCCGGTTTCGCTCGGCGGTTTCGCTGGTGGGCAGCGGTATTGTGTACGTGCTGACCGACGTGATTGGCCGGGGCATTGGGCTAATTGGCCGGGGCATTTTGCGCGGGGTCGGCGGTGCCTGGCGCGACCCTCGCTACCGCCGCGATGCCCAAGAAAGTGACCTGCGAGACTAGCTGTGACTTCGAGTACTTCAACTTTGTTCCGATCGCCGAGGGTGCCAGTGCTAGCAATCGCTCCAACGGGTCATCCAAAATTTACTTTTTTTTGGGACAATCAGCAGGTGCAAGCTGCTTACGAGGGATTTACAGGTATCTATGGCACCTATATCAGCTCACCCTGGCTGGGCTGGTACAGTGTTTCATGGTTGTTAGCGGCAAAGATATGTCGTCAGTTTGCTGGCTTTTCCACCTAATCAAGTAAGGAGTTAATCCCCGCCTATGAAGTCGAGCTTGGCGCTGTTTGCTGAGCCTGTTCTGGCCAACGCCAGACGGCTACTGTGGTTGAGCCTCTGGCTGCTGTGCATACCGATGGCGGTATACGTTGCTGCTCTTGACTACGGTCATAGCCTGGGGATACTGCAATGGGCCTTACTGGCCGTTTCACTGATTGGTCTGGTGATCATCAACGCCGAAACCGCCGTTGTGATCTACAGCAGCCGTCGGTCTAACCCCTGGTTTGATCGAGGACTGCTGCAGCGCTGGTGCCGGGTGCGGCAGCAACGGCTGTCGTCTGTAGTGCCAGAGTCGCTGCCGCCCCAGGAAGCCCTACCCGTGGTTTCGGTGCCCCTGGTTTCAACGCCCTTTGTCTCGGTGCCCTTTGTCTCGGTGATTGTGGCGGCCTACCTGCCCAACGAGCAAGACATCATTGAAGACACGTTGCTGCACTGGTTGACCCAGGTGACGCCGCCATCCCAGGGGTGGGAGATTATTTTGGCCTACAACACCCCGACGCGGCTGCCGGTAGAAGACCGCTTGCAGGTGCTGGCGCGGCGCTACCCAGCCCTGGTGCTGCTGCCCGTCCCCCACAGCCACTCTAAGGCCGAAAACCTCAACGCCGCCCTTCAGGTGGCAGCGGGCGAGATGACGGGCATCTTTGACGCCGATCACCATCCGGCGGCAGACTGTCTCAGTCGGGCCTGGGCCTGGCTGTACCAGGGCCGCTACGACGTGGTGCAGGGGCGCAACATCATTCGCAACGCCCAAGATAGCTGGTTGACCCAGCTGATTGCGGTGGAGTTTGAATGCATCTACGGCATTAGCCACTACGGGCGATCGCTGCTGGCTGATACGGCCCTATTTGGTGGTTCCAACGGCTACTGGCGTACCTCGGCCCTGCGCCACCTGGGCTTTCACCACACCCGCCTCACCGAAGACATTGACGTGACGGTGCGGGGCCTGCTGGGGGGGTGTCGCCTGGTGCATGACCCGGCAATTGTCACTACCGAGCTGGCCCCCGATAACCTGCGCGGGCTGTGGTTTCAGCGCCAGCGGTGGAGTCAGGGTTGGCTAGAGGTAGCGGGTTTGCACCTAGGTCGCGTAGCGCGATCGCCCCGGTTAGATGCCGTGCAAAAGCCCTACTGGGTGCTGATGCTGCTCTTTAGCCAGTTTTTTTATCCGCTGGTGTGGCAGGTGGTGCCGATGCTGCTCAGCATTCACCTCAGCGGCCGCGATCGCGACCTCAATTTTGAAAACCTCAACCTGGTGCTGATGGGGTTATTGACTCTGAGCGTGGTGCTGCAGGTGTCGGTCGCCATGCTGCTGCGCCCCAAGGAGTCGGCCTACACCCGTCGCCACGGCCTGCTCTACTGCGTGCTGTCGCCGGTCTACTTTTGGCTTAAAGCGCTGATTGGCATGGTGGCAGTGGTTAACCATCTCAGCGGCAGTCGGGTTTGGCGGGTCACGGCCCGCACCAAGAGCAAGCCCAACCGGTGGATGGTGGCCCTGCGCGGGGCGAAGTAGTGGGGAGCTAACAGGTTGGCCAAGTAGCCAGGGAAAGGTCGGCAGGGTCGGACGTTCAACCTGCCAACCAACCGGTCCATAGGCCAGGCTGACTTTTCTGACCTGTAGGTGGGTTTATGCCCAAAAAAATCCCCTTTCGCCGTTAAGCAAAGGGGGAATCATTCGCGCAAAACAAGTCTGTTGCTGATCGCTCGCTGGCTTCAAAAGCCTAGGCGCGCTTGACGAGATTCATAACCAGCGACACGACAAAGATAGCCAGGAAAATGTAGAACAAAAGTTGGGCGATGCCTGCGGCGGTGCCGGCTACACCACTAAACCCAAAGAACGCGGCAATCAAAGCGACAACTAAAAAAAGCAACGCGTAACGCAGCATGGGGGTTCTCCAAAACTGGGATAGGAACTCAACTGCCTTGCCTGATGCGACCATTATCGAGACCGGTAAGTCACCGCGCATCTCCCCTGCGGCTACTCTTAATCTCTAGTTAACGATGTAGGCAAAAATCATCCATATCTATCTAAAGGAATAGGCTAGCGAGACTGAAAGTTGTTCTGCACCATGCGACCGTCGCTGCGGTTGGCTGCTCGATCTAGCTCTTCAATTTCTCCAGCGTCTAGCCGCCAGCCCAGGGCATCGGTATTCTGCTGCGCTTGAGCTAGGGTTTTGGCCCCTGGAATCGGCATTGTGCCTTTGCAAATGCACCAGTTGAGGGCTACTTGAGCCGAGGTTTTTTGGCGATGGGCAGCGATCGCCCCCAGCACCTCCAGCAGCGGCTGAATTTTGGGCAGCAGTCGGCGAAACAACAGGCCTCGCAGGCCAGAGGGAAACGGCCCCTGAGCCGAGTATTTGCCGGTCAGCAATCCTAGAGCCAGGGGGCTATAGGCGATTAGGCGAATGCCCAGTTCGTCGCAGAGATCTTTGAGGCCTAGCTCGGTCACGGGGTAGGTTGACAGCAGCGAATACTGCACTTGCAGCGTGGCGATCGCCAGCCCCCGATCTTGAAGCCGCTGGTGGGCCAGCTTAAGCCGCTTGGGGCCAAAGTTCGATAACCCAATGGCCCGTGCCTTTCCCTGCACGCACAGCTCTATTAGCCCATCGAGAAACGGTCCTTCTTGCCAGGGAGCGTAGTTGGCGGTAGACCAGTGCATCTGGGCTAGGTCAATGGGGCGACCTAGCCGCTCGACGGAGGCGGCTCCGGCTTTCACTACCGACCCGGCGGTGAGACGCCAGGGGTAGGCGGCTAGCTTCGTCGCCAGGCAGAGGGAATCTTGATTTGGCCCCGTGTAGCTTTGGGCAAACTGCCCCAGCAAGACTTCGCTGCGGCCGTTGAGCCGTCCGGTGCCGTAGGAGTCGCCGCTGTCGAATAAGGTGACGCCGTGGCTGAGGCAGTGGTTAAAGACCTGTTGCAGTTCGCCATCCATAGTGGGGTCGTAGCCCCACAGCAGCCGGTTGCCCCAGGCCCAGGTGCCGCAGCCCATCTCGGGCAGGGTGAGGGGCGATCGCAGATCCGGTGCAGACGTGGTCATGGGTGGTGCCAAAGGAAACGGCTATCTCCCATTATTCCAGGCTGGGTCGCCCCGATAGGTAGCTAAAGCCCGAGCGACAATTCTTGTTGAATCGCACCTCGGTTGGCCAGATTGAAGCCTTCGTGGCCCACCCTGCGGGAAGCAAGCTACACCCTAAATCCCTCTCCCAAGTTGGGAGAGGGACTTTGAGAGGTCCGGCTCCCCTCTCCTCTCTGGGAGAGGGGCTGGGGGAGAGGGGCTGGAACTTTGCGATCTTACTGAACCGACGCAATAGCTAAAGCCCGAGCGCTAGTTCTTGCTGGATTGAGCCTGGGTTGGCCAAATAGACGCCTTCGTGGTGCAGCAGCCATTGTTTGCGCTCTAGGCCACCTGCGTAGCCGGTGAGTTGGCCTTTGGTGCCGACGACGCGATGGCAGGGCAGGGCGATCGCGATGGGGTTGAGTGAGTTGGCCATGCCCACTGCTCGATAGGCTGTGGGTTGGCCCAGTGTTTTCGCCAGTTCGCCGTAGGTGGCCACGGTGCCAGCGGGAATTTGGCGCAGCGCTAGCCACACCTGCTGCTGAAAGGCGGTGCCCCCTGGGCTGACGGGCACGGCGTCGAAACTGTGCAGATCGCCCGCGAGGTAGGCTTTGAGGCGATCGCTAAAGCCCTGGGGGTTGGTGCTGGGTGTTAGCGTTACCGCTGCAAACCGCTTTTTGAGCAAGGTCAGGAGGCGAGTTTCGTAGTCGGCGAAGTCGAGGGCGCAGAGCGACGCACCATCTGACACCAGCAGAATGTCGCCGATCGCAGAGGGCAGGGTGTCGATCCAGAGTTCGGTGGGCACGGGGATTCTGCCGGCTGGGTGGGCGGTGTATGCAGGTATTTTAGAGCCAGGTGTTAGGCAAAATGCTGCACTAAATAGGTTTAATGCGGGGGTGCATGGTAGTGGGCCAGGGCTACAGTGCTGGGTCAGTTTAAGAAACTGCGGTGCGCAATTGGCAATTTGCCCTTTACAAGCATTAAACTGCTGTGCCACTTTGCTTTGCAGCGGCTTGAGTAAGCTAAACAGCTGTGCCACTTCGCTAAACAGCGACCTCAACACGCTAAACTGCTGTGCCACTTCGTTAAACAGCTGTGCCAGTTTGCTTTGCAGCAGCCTCTGCAAGCTAAACTGCTGTGCCACTTCGCTTTACATTGGCCTCAGTAAGCTAAACTGCTGTGCCAGTTTGCTTTGCAGCGATCTTAGTTTGTTAAACGGGCTGCTCAGTATGCCGAGTCGCGGGGGAGTGGCTTGATGTTGGTGGCCATGCCCGACGGCAGAGGGGTGTGCCGTCGGGTATGGCGGTGGGCGTTACTCAATCAGCACGGTTTTGGTGGCGATCGCCATCCAGATGGTGCCTCCTGATGAGGTGACCCCAATGGTGTCGCTGTTGGGCGGCATGGGGATGGGGTCGCTCCAGTCATTGGGGTCGGTGTAGCCGAGGGCGTGGAGGATTTTGATGGTGCGATCGATGCCGGCGAGGCTGCCGTAAAGCATGTGACGCACTTTCTCGGGGTTTAGGGACCGGGTGCCTTTGCTAGCTGCCCCAGATGGCGGCAGCGGCAGGGATTCGGTCTCTTGGTCATCGCTGGCATCGGGTTCGAGATATTCAAACATGGGTTCTGTTTCCTTTGTGGATGGAAAGAAACAGAACGCGAAAACCCCAGCCACCCGCAGCTGAAGTGCAAACTGAGGGGGCTAGGGTACGATGAGCCTAGCCTCGCAATCTGCGTGCAAGATTTGCGGGGTTAGCTGTCTGTTGGTGTTAACGGCACCGACCGGCAGCGCTAAGATTTTCGAGCTCTGCGTGGTCACCGCTCTGGCTGAACGGCTTAATGTAAGAGGATAGTGGTGCGATCGCTCCCCGTCAACCGTGAAGCCGAATTTTTATACATTGCCTCTGTAAACTTATTGCAGCTATTTATTTAGTATCAATGACAAGCATATTATGCATATAGATTTTAGTTTTAGAATACCTTTGAGCAAGAAATAAATAATTCAGGCTCTAATTTATCAAGAACTAAATCAGTGAAACACCGCAGAAGAAAAGAGTAAAAAATGGCAAGTAGTGACAAAAGTATTGGAGCTGAATTTCTATTAGCGGAGTTCAACGCAATTCAACAACGAGCGGTTCAGATCGAGCAGTCAAAAGCAAGTAGCGTGAACTTCTATCTTGTTATAGTAGCGGCAACAATTGCAAGCATTCCGGGAGTACTAAGTCTTATGCCGAAAGAGGCTGCACGCTATATAGTCATAGGGACATTTTCATTTATTCTCATTGTTGGCTTGCTTACCCTAGATCATTCAGTTAATCAAGCCATAAACATTATCAGGCTGTATAGACGTGCAGGAAAAGTTAGGCGATATTTTCTTGATCAAGCAGAAAACATCAAACTCTACTTACCCTTTGAAGCAAACGATTCCCTTCCCCGAATTAACCTGCCTAGCAGTCTTGCTTATAGGGGTGCAGAAGTAACTGTCTTTGCTATTAACGTTGCAAGTGTCGCTATTATTTTTGCTGCACTTTTTTCTTCCATCTCGTGGATCTGGGCCTCTATAGTTGGTACAGCAGTCGGAGGAACTGCCTGGATACTCCAAAAAATGTATTTCCGAAGGAAGTTAGAATATTTTGAGAAGATAGCAAACCTGAAAGTAACTTTTCCTATTAATCTACAGTAGATCTGGTTATGCAAACATGAGTTAACGAACCGGGTTTTATGTTAAGTAATATTCATGGGAAACGCAAAAAATTCTTATACAGGTAGTTTTTAGACGATAGTACGCGCAATAAAAGACTTCAAAACTAGAGGAAAAAATTGAATAAAGTAGAAACTGTACTTCAAACAATCATTGATACTATTCCACAGTGGTATTTAGGTACTGTAGGCTCTCAAGCATATTCACTCTCATACGATTCTACTACGGTTCATTTTTGCTGTCATAGGTCTTTAACGCCTGATCTTCACAAACTCTATGATTTTGCTGAGGCTCAGTTACCTAACTGGCTTTCACTAATGCCAACAACGCCCACCCCGAGTGCACTTGGAAAAATTAGAGAAGACCTGGTTTTGTTTTGGTTATCAAGTCAGGCTCCTAGTGTTGAATGGGACAAGTTACTTGCTTATGCTGAAGGACTTAGGTTTCGCACTTATGAGAACCAGCCTATCTCTCTGAATCTTATAGTTAGTTCTGGAGTTGGTACACTCGATATCACACAAGATTCGATACAAAAAATAATTGATCCGCTAGCATCCAGCCAGAACGCTTTTTTTCGAGTAGACTACTCTAGCCGATACATTAATTATGAACAGGTGGCTTGGCATGAAACTACTGAGCCCTCTGAATATAAATTTAGTCCTGATTTTGTTCAGCCCTTTGTTTCACGCCTCGAGAGGAATGAATTTTCATTTCATTTAACTGCGCGCCATGACATTCTTATTCTAAATCGTTCTGGAATGCTTGCTGCGTATAGAAAAGGCAATTGGTACATCTACTCAGTTTATACTTTCAAGAACTCCATAACAGATATTACTGGAAATTACAGAGTTGGTTGTAACCTGTTCGATCTTGTTTTTGATCTAAGCTATCGTCGACACGGTGCCCTTTTGATATACGACCCTCAACACAAGGTCGTTGACAAAATCATTAATAAGGGATCAATCATTAAGCCAGGAGCGACTTCAGACAGCGCTAGATCAATGTTAAGACCTGCTGTATACCCCATTGAAATGGGTAACATTAGTTATGAGAAGAGAAAGAAGAGGCTCCTTCTAGAAATTGCTGGCATAGACGGAGCCGTAGTGTTTGATGACAAGAATGTGCTTGCCTTCGGTGCAATGATTGCAACTCATGATGACGCAGGTGATCTAGCTGGAGCTAGAACAACTGCGGCACGATCAGCATATCTTTATGAGGGAATTCCAGTGAAAATCAGCTCTGACGGTGATATTTCAATGCTTTTCCTAAGCAAAAATAGGGCAGGTGAAAAGGCTGAGGCAATGTTAAAGTTTATGTGACTTAATTTAGCTGAAGCTATTTTAGGTGGCTTCCGATGATGCTTTCTGATAGCTACTGTAGGTTGAGTGAAGCGCCAGCGGAACCCAACTCCCCTGATAGTTTTCTTGCACAACAATCTACCCTAAGCGCACAAATTCCTTCACCCATCATGCGCGATCGCCCGCACCCAAATCTCAGTGCGATCGCAGCTCTCTTGTAGGTTGAGTTGACGAAGTAAACTCAACAATCCCAGAAAGTTCTATTTTCACCCTACCATTGTGCGGTGAGTCATGGTCCAAGCCCTTAAGTAGAGCTCTTGGGAACTGGTGTAGTGAGAGTCAGTCATTAAGCATAGTTTGTGAATTGGCCGCACCAGGTAGGTTTCGCAAGATGTCGAGAGTACTTAAAGGAACCAGCTGGGCAATCATGCTGCTAGCTCCGCTTA
The sequence above is a segment of the Leptolyngbya subtilissima AS-A7 genome. Coding sequences within it:
- a CDS encoding DUF3685 domain-containing protein, translated to MTTAPLRLMLVDEDPVFRLGLRIWLEQTAGYAVVAEATQADDALAILASRASLETRSDAPPDWTPEPAPDWADAWATQDPSRRPDIDLVILDLGLGAGRPDELPGLRLCADIKARYPTLPVLVLSAQTEPVLAAAARQLGADGFGARSMAVTDLGRLIEQLVASRPPLTKGLSPIASRQRPLITMREGAAGRSLPVPNALAALRISMRRSSVQQIEAVMAQIEAEQRRGRGSLLSEAVLAGRYRELRAARWLVRRLLATPDFSDQGQPVERPVVRPRTEPGELSSPWENGVPPGSPEARVRPTQRPRDALANREAFGYRLETSSRTGIATQDRLALNQGDLATLVFERVFRKLQGLLDNTSDVPLESDILRDDKKRELLYLVLRKVEDALAYLREAQVLPGQLPEKSSLVLQDLWQAAVTDFFGRYYTLQVNTLEQPVVPTLLTEAPVVQAAILDRLPLVPMLLGHLLFNESMVVDGGLYQAATPEAMARSQELLEHLVIQLANAVVQPMLNHFADVELMKKNLYHRRMMTSRDIERFRNDLSWRYRWDGLINEPRAIFESQHRLFGFTERGIQHQTIYVPRREELEQLSGLQRAVTLAVEARDAIAPRFRSAVSLVGSGIVYVLTDVIGRGIGLIGRGILRGVGGAWRDPRYRRDAQESDLRD
- a CDS encoding glycosyltransferase family 2 protein, whose protein sequence is MKSSLALFAEPVLANARRLLWLSLWLLCIPMAVYVAALDYGHSLGILQWALLAVSLIGLVIINAETAVVIYSSRRSNPWFDRGLLQRWCRVRQQRLSSVVPESLPPQEALPVVSVPLVSTPFVSVPFVSVIVAAYLPNEQDIIEDTLLHWLTQVTPPSQGWEIILAYNTPTRLPVEDRLQVLARRYPALVLLPVPHSHSKAENLNAALQVAAGEMTGIFDADHHPAADCLSRAWAWLYQGRYDVVQGRNIIRNAQDSWLTQLIAVEFECIYGISHYGRSLLADTALFGGSNGYWRTSALRHLGFHHTRLTEDIDVTVRGLLGGCRLVHDPAIVTTELAPDNLRGLWFQRQRWSQGWLEVAGLHLGRVARSPRLDAVQKPYWVLMLLFSQFFYPLVWQVVPMLLSIHLSGRDRDLNFENLNLVLMGLLTLSVVLQVSVAMLLRPKESAYTRRHGLLYCVLSPVYFWLKALIGMVAVVNHLSGSRVWRVTARTKSKPNRWMVALRGAK
- a CDS encoding aldo/keto reductase, producing MTTSAPDLRSPLTLPEMGCGTWAWGNRLLWGYDPTMDGELQQVFNHCLSHGVTLFDSGDSYGTGRLNGRSEVLLGQFAQSYTGPNQDSLCLATKLAAYPWRLTAGSVVKAGAASVERLGRPIDLAQMHWSTANYAPWQEGPFLDGLIELCVQGKARAIGLSNFGPKRLKLAHQRLQDRGLAIATLQVQYSLLSTYPVTELGLKDLCDELGIRLIAYSPLALGLLTGKYSAQGPFPSGLRGLLFRRLLPKIQPLLEVLGAIAAHRQKTSAQVALNWCICKGTMPIPGAKTLAQAQQNTDALGWRLDAGEIEELDRAANRSDGRMVQNNFQSR
- a CDS encoding DUF1328 domain-containing protein produces the protein MLRYALLFLVVALIAAFFGFSGVAGTAAGIAQLLFYIFLAIFVVSLVMNLVKRA
- a CDS encoding methylated-DNA--[protein]-cysteine S-methyltransferase, yielding MPTELWIDTLPSAIGDILLVSDGASLCALDFADYETRLLTLLKKRFAAVTLTPSTNPQGFSDRLKAYLAGDLHSFDAVPVSPGGTAFQQQVWLALRQIPAGTVATYGELAKTLGQPTAYRAVGMANSLNPIAIALPCHRVVGTKGQLTGYAGGLERKQWLLHHEGVYLANPGSIQQELALGL